A genomic segment from Polyangium mundeleinium encodes:
- a CDS encoding radical SAM protein, with translation MTASAPSPRKLPVLPASAVETSFADFQNEALLGDAEGGEKTLAHEAAAHEKRNWVRLSYDCNNHCTFCLDSNAHDGTMRATQDIKVQIVEGRRRGADRLILSGGEPTMHPNFLDFVKLGRLAGYRKIQTVTNGRMFRYPEFLNKAADNGLHEITFSLHGHTAKLHDALVGTPGAFVEEVGGLKAALASGRFIVNVDIVINKQNVRHLPEMLETFIGWGVKEFDLLHVIPFGNAWSDARHHLFYDLDGNLEYLQQAFAYARRPDIHIWLNRFPPPYAEGFEDLIQDPYKLNDEVRGRREEYDRYLSLGKKLMCREPERCKYCYLQSLCDTLDEVIDVRKADEVDVLRYAGEPPRAGKLPDAHAARIAAANLEEAAALAAKAAPGSIELELASYEGLSEALSPEGLLFGKKLVACYTDDPAAIEPLLGIPPSFEVRTFLTKATEPVIRRLEPPPATLVLVQKNYDLVSDAHANDVDTKSFFATYPHPVPVENVPACVAGRPVRSAARTLDLAMLGADARIDMTAFTKRYVADGFYTKALRCKDCRENASCRGVHVNWVRAHGFGALAPIG, from the coding sequence GTGACTGCTTCAGCACCGTCCCCCCGCAAGCTCCCGGTCCTCCCGGCAAGCGCCGTCGAGACGTCCTTCGCCGATTTCCAGAACGAGGCGTTGCTCGGCGACGCGGAGGGCGGAGAGAAGACGCTCGCGCACGAAGCCGCCGCGCACGAGAAGCGCAACTGGGTGCGGCTCTCCTACGATTGCAACAACCACTGCACGTTCTGCCTCGATTCGAATGCGCACGACGGCACGATGCGGGCGACGCAGGACATCAAGGTGCAGATCGTCGAGGGCCGGCGGCGCGGCGCCGATCGGCTGATCCTCTCGGGCGGCGAGCCCACGATGCACCCGAACTTCCTCGACTTCGTCAAGCTCGGGCGCCTCGCCGGCTACCGGAAGATCCAGACCGTGACGAACGGGCGCATGTTCCGCTACCCCGAGTTCCTCAACAAGGCCGCGGACAACGGCCTGCACGAGATCACCTTCTCCCTGCACGGCCACACGGCGAAGCTGCACGACGCGCTCGTCGGCACGCCCGGCGCGTTCGTCGAGGAGGTCGGGGGGCTCAAAGCCGCGCTCGCGTCGGGGCGCTTCATCGTCAACGTCGACATCGTCATCAACAAGCAAAACGTCCGGCACCTGCCGGAGATGCTGGAGACGTTCATCGGCTGGGGCGTGAAGGAGTTCGACCTGCTCCACGTGATCCCCTTCGGCAACGCGTGGAGCGACGCGCGGCACCACCTCTTCTACGACCTCGACGGCAACCTCGAGTACCTCCAGCAGGCCTTCGCCTACGCGCGGAGGCCCGACATCCACATCTGGCTGAACCGCTTTCCGCCGCCCTACGCCGAGGGATTTGAGGATCTGATCCAGGATCCGTACAAGCTCAATGACGAGGTGCGCGGCCGGCGCGAGGAGTACGATCGGTACCTGTCGCTCGGCAAGAAGCTCATGTGCCGCGAGCCCGAGCGCTGCAAATACTGCTACCTGCAGAGCCTCTGCGACACGCTCGACGAGGTGATCGACGTGCGCAAGGCCGACGAGGTGGACGTGCTCCGCTACGCGGGCGAGCCGCCGCGCGCAGGCAAGCTGCCGGACGCGCACGCGGCGCGGATCGCGGCGGCAAACCTGGAAGAGGCCGCGGCGCTCGCGGCGAAGGCGGCGCCGGGCTCGATCGAGCTCGAGCTCGCGTCCTACGAGGGGTTGTCCGAGGCGCTCTCGCCCGAAGGTCTGCTCTTCGGCAAGAAGCTCGTGGCTTGTTACACCGATGATCCCGCCGCGATCGAGCCGCTGCTCGGGATCCCCCCGTCCTTCGAGGTCCGCACCTTCCTCACGAAGGCGACCGAGCCCGTGATCCGCAGGCTCGAGCCCCCGCCGGCAACCCTCGTGCTCGTGCAGAAGAACTACGACCTCGTTTCCGACGCCCACGCAAACGACGTCGACACGAAATCGTTTTTCGCGACGTACCCGCATCCGGTCCCCGTGGAGAACGTGCCCGCGTGCGTGGCAGGCAGGCCCGTACGTTCCGCGGCGCGGACGCTGGATCTCGCGATGCTCGGCGCAGACGCGCGCATCGACATGACAGCATTCACGAAGCGCTACGTGGCCGACGGCTTCTACACAAAGGCACTCCGCTGCAAGGACTGCCGCGAGAACGCCTCATGCCGTGGCGTGCACGTGAACTGGGTTCGCGCCCACGGCTTCGGGGCACTCGCGCCGATAGGGTAG
- a CDS encoding GlxA family transcriptional regulator, whose product MPLIPDFLPTSTCQPRLLLFVAFPGMGLLDMTGPQTAFWSASRYAEERGLPGYVRRTVSLGGGLVPSAEGVELDTLPLSAFADHEVDTLIVPGAPAIEQALEGSADLVAWLSAMSRKVRRTASVCSGTFLLAQAGLLQGKRAATHWAMCDLLKRRFPSIKVEPDAIYVQEGPVWTSAGVTAGIDLSLALVEADCGRDIAMKVARDLVVFLKRPGGQSQFSEVLQAQADDHAGFDDLHQWIAEHLGREDLTVEQLAKRAGMSPRNFARVYKQKTGRTPAKAMEVFRLAAARRLLEASERNVDEIARQCGFGDVERMRMTFQRHLAVSPTEYRRRFSR is encoded by the coding sequence ATGCCATTGATCCCTGATTTTCTGCCAACGTCCACGTGCCAGCCTCGGCTCCTCCTGTTCGTGGCGTTTCCCGGCATGGGGCTGCTCGACATGACCGGGCCACAGACCGCGTTCTGGTCCGCGTCGCGGTACGCGGAGGAACGTGGGCTGCCCGGGTACGTGCGGCGGACGGTGAGCCTCGGGGGCGGGCTCGTGCCCTCGGCGGAGGGCGTGGAGCTCGACACGCTGCCGCTCTCGGCGTTCGCGGACCACGAGGTGGACACGCTGATCGTGCCTGGCGCGCCGGCGATCGAGCAGGCGCTGGAGGGCTCCGCGGATCTGGTGGCGTGGCTCTCCGCGATGTCCCGCAAGGTGCGGCGAACGGCCTCGGTGTGCAGCGGGACGTTCTTGCTGGCGCAGGCGGGGCTCCTCCAGGGCAAACGCGCGGCGACGCACTGGGCGATGTGTGACCTGCTGAAGCGGCGGTTTCCCTCGATCAAGGTCGAGCCGGACGCGATCTACGTGCAGGAGGGGCCGGTGTGGACGTCGGCGGGCGTGACGGCGGGGATCGACCTCTCCCTGGCGCTGGTGGAGGCGGACTGCGGGCGTGACATCGCGATGAAGGTCGCGCGGGATCTCGTGGTCTTCTTGAAGCGACCGGGCGGACAGTCGCAGTTCAGCGAGGTGCTGCAAGCGCAGGCAGACGACCACGCGGGCTTCGACGACTTGCACCAGTGGATCGCCGAGCACCTCGGCCGCGAGGATCTGACGGTGGAGCAGCTCGCGAAGAGGGCGGGGATGAGCCCGCGGAACTTTGCGCGGGTCTACAAGCAGAAGACGGGGAGAACGCCGGCGAAGGCGATGGAGGTGTTCCGGCTCGCGGCGGCGCGACGGCTGCTGGAGGCGTCGGAGCGGAACGTCGACGAGATCGCGCGGCAGTGTGGATTCGGCGACGTGGAGCGGATGCGGATGACCTTCCAGCGGCACCTCGCGGTGTCGCCGACGGAGTACCGCCGCAGATTCTCACGATGA
- a CDS encoding tyrosine-protein phosphatase: MTGYIDLHCHWVVGIDDGVKTVADSRALLMGLAGAGFGKVVATPHMRPGMFDNTKGDLARAYEATRQALADVPGLPELALSSEHFFDDVVYERLMRGDALPYPGERAVLVELSPRAFPARLASRFADLRRKKKLRPVLAHPERYEPVWNDRTVLDPLLDGGVVLLLDIASLVGKYGRATRKCAETLLEEGYYYAACSDAHRPGDVEDVAAGIEHLHRALGAAEARDMLIEGPLSILEGRVDS, encoded by the coding sequence ATGACGGGGTACATCGACCTTCACTGCCACTGGGTGGTTGGCATCGACGACGGCGTGAAGACCGTCGCGGACAGCCGCGCCTTGCTCATGGGCCTCGCGGGTGCGGGGTTCGGCAAGGTCGTTGCCACGCCGCACATGCGCCCTGGGATGTTCGACAACACCAAGGGCGACCTCGCGCGCGCTTACGAGGCCACGCGGCAGGCCCTCGCGGATGTGCCCGGCTTGCCTGAGCTCGCGCTCTCGTCGGAACACTTCTTCGACGACGTCGTCTACGAGCGCCTCATGCGCGGCGACGCCCTCCCCTACCCTGGCGAGCGTGCTGTCCTGGTCGAGCTCTCCCCGCGCGCCTTCCCTGCGCGCCTTGCGTCTCGCTTCGCCGACCTCCGCCGCAAGAAAAAGCTCCGCCCTGTCCTCGCGCACCCCGAGCGGTACGAACCCGTCTGGAACGACCGCACTGTGCTCGATCCGCTGCTCGACGGCGGCGTCGTCCTTCTGCTCGACATCGCTTCGCTCGTTGGCAAGTACGGACGGGCGACACGCAAGTGCGCGGAGACGCTCCTGGAAGAGGGCTACTACTACGCGGCGTGCAGCGACGCCCATCGCCCGGGGGACGTCGAGGACGTCGCTGCGGGCATCGAACACCTGCACCGCGCGCTCGGCGCGGCGGAGGCACGCGACATGCTGATCGAAGGACCGCTTTCCATCCTGGAGGGCCGGGTCGACTCGTGA
- a CDS encoding radical SAM protein has product MKALIKVGYACNENCTFCHTADIRHLDDTSERVDWKIDRAKRLGASMVVLSGGEPTMRPELSRWARRIAAHGLDFGLVTNGLMLSYRNVVDELVGECRLRYVYMSLHGGEPKVHGSVVRADTFHKAMQAIENLHGRIPDLTINCVITTANLKHLKGLVDRLLPFEDLCIKFSMTQPKGAANRAFDVIVPEVAACAARVNEAIAYGLSRRTERGPRFAHDGLPFCLLPGYEHLYDDLKTHRYATMIESDEDDFVPVDDVAKIQPEEVCGDCALRGACPGLYRGYHEIHGASALRPVTDRPRANSYNFVPERDLARPPGAPCPIRADGTSPYDRGRTLLLRLKDRMRLFRTETRDFSDEELFATKESAGQLYLDVSTKLAPDDFAKDLRKLRPAAECEACPERPRCTGAWEPVPADVFTRDDRDVMEILANLSGRVLDLGCGEGPYLEALARRAAEGHITYVGVDPDPQRLAVLASRHPFAQFVEGRAEELDEALGTFDHVLALRSVNHLEDPARAFGAAIARLRPGGTLTLVDNVAFGLVRSRAHATRAENAPGNRFEHFRNDDAARTARRLEDKPLRLLECRDVGRETSNQWMLRYERTGEMPS; this is encoded by the coding sequence GTGAAGGCGCTGATCAAAGTCGGCTACGCGTGCAACGAGAACTGCACGTTCTGCCATACGGCCGACATCCGCCACCTCGACGACACGTCCGAGCGGGTCGACTGGAAGATCGATCGCGCCAAGCGCCTCGGCGCGTCCATGGTCGTCCTCTCCGGCGGCGAACCCACGATGCGGCCCGAGCTCTCGCGCTGGGCGCGCCGCATCGCCGCACACGGCCTCGATTTTGGCCTCGTCACGAACGGGCTGATGCTCTCGTACCGGAACGTCGTCGACGAGCTCGTGGGCGAGTGCCGTCTCCGCTACGTGTACATGTCCCTCCACGGCGGCGAGCCCAAGGTGCACGGCTCCGTCGTCCGCGCCGACACCTTTCACAAGGCGATGCAGGCCATCGAGAACCTGCACGGCAGGATCCCCGATCTCACGATCAACTGCGTGATCACGACGGCGAACCTGAAGCACTTGAAGGGCCTCGTCGATCGGCTGCTCCCGTTCGAAGATCTCTGCATCAAGTTCTCGATGACGCAGCCGAAGGGCGCGGCGAACCGTGCCTTCGACGTCATCGTGCCCGAGGTCGCCGCCTGCGCCGCGCGCGTGAACGAGGCGATCGCGTACGGGCTCTCGCGGCGAACCGAGCGCGGCCCGCGCTTCGCGCACGACGGCCTGCCGTTTTGCCTGCTGCCTGGATACGAACACCTCTACGACGATCTCAAGACGCATCGGTACGCGACGATGATCGAGTCCGACGAGGACGACTTCGTGCCCGTCGACGACGTGGCGAAGATCCAGCCCGAGGAGGTCTGCGGCGACTGCGCGCTGCGCGGCGCGTGTCCGGGGCTGTACCGCGGCTACCACGAGATCCACGGCGCGAGCGCGCTCCGGCCCGTCACGGACCGCCCTCGGGCGAACTCGTACAACTTCGTCCCCGAGCGCGACCTCGCGCGCCCGCCCGGCGCGCCGTGCCCGATCCGCGCGGACGGCACGAGCCCGTACGATCGCGGCCGCACGCTGCTGCTCCGCCTCAAGGACCGGATGCGCCTCTTCCGCACCGAGACGCGGGACTTCTCCGACGAGGAGCTCTTCGCCACCAAGGAGAGCGCCGGCCAGCTCTACCTCGACGTGTCGACGAAGCTCGCCCCCGACGACTTCGCGAAGGACTTACGGAAGCTCCGCCCCGCGGCCGAGTGCGAGGCGTGCCCTGAGCGCCCGCGTTGCACCGGCGCATGGGAGCCGGTGCCCGCCGACGTGTTTACGCGTGATGATCGCGACGTGATGGAGATCCTCGCGAACCTCTCGGGTCGCGTGCTCGACCTCGGCTGCGGCGAAGGGCCGTACCTCGAAGCGCTCGCGCGGCGCGCGGCGGAAGGGCACATCACGTACGTCGGCGTCGATCCGGATCCGCAGCGGCTCGCCGTCCTCGCGTCGCGCCACCCGTTCGCGCAGTTCGTGGAGGGCCGCGCGGAGGAGCTCGACGAGGCGCTCGGCACGTTCGACCACGTGCTCGCGCTCCGCAGCGTGAACCACCTCGAAGATCCGGCGCGCGCGTTCGGCGCGGCGATCGCGCGGCTGCGGCCCGGCGGCACGCTCACGCTCGTGGACAACGTGGCCTTTGGCCTCGTCCGCAGCCGCGCGCACGCCACGCGCGCGGAGAACGCGCCCGGAAACCGCTTCGAGCATTTCCGCAACGACGACGCGGCCCGGACCGCGCGGCGCCTCGAAGACAAACCCTTGCGCCTGCTCGAATGCCGCGACGTCGGCCGCGAGACCAGCAATCAGTGGATGTTGCGCTACGAGCGCACGGGAGAAATGCCGTCGTGA
- a CDS encoding nucleotide sugar dehydrogenase, with translation MQELLKKIEDRSAHIVVVGIGYVGLPLVVEFAQAGFSVTGYDKDREKVRLLGQGVSYIGDIPSSALAPHVAAGRLRATTDPDVLGSADAIVVCVPTPLNKTKDPDMRFILSASDEIAEHQHSNMLIVLESTTYPGTTREVLVPKLTAGRYELGKDVFIAFSPERVDPGNKTYGTRNTPKVLGGATPGCLEVAMALYGKIIETVVPVSSTDAAEMVKLLENTFRAVNIGLVNEVALMSRKLGIDVWEVIRAAATKPFGFMPFFPGPGLGGHCIPIDPLYLSWRMRTLKYQARFIELADTINSGMPEYVVHLVQQALNGERKAANGSKILVSGVAYKRDVADYRESPAFDIIHQLQELGADVRYHDPYVAECDEGGIVMKSEPNNVAYGEYDAVVIVTDHASVDYARILREAKLVVDTRDALRKVEGDKTKVVRL, from the coding sequence GTGCAGGAGCTTCTCAAGAAGATCGAGGATCGTAGCGCGCACATCGTCGTCGTGGGCATTGGCTACGTCGGGCTGCCGCTCGTCGTGGAGTTCGCTCAAGCCGGCTTCTCCGTCACCGGCTACGACAAGGATCGCGAGAAGGTTCGGCTGCTCGGCCAAGGCGTTTCGTACATCGGCGACATCCCGTCCTCGGCGCTCGCGCCGCACGTCGCGGCGGGCCGCCTCCGCGCCACGACCGACCCTGACGTCCTTGGCTCGGCCGACGCGATTGTCGTCTGCGTCCCGACGCCGCTCAACAAGACCAAAGACCCCGACATGCGCTTCATCCTGTCGGCGAGCGACGAGATTGCGGAGCACCAGCACTCGAACATGCTCATCGTGCTCGAGTCGACGACGTACCCGGGCACGACGCGCGAGGTCCTGGTCCCGAAGCTCACGGCTGGCCGCTACGAGCTCGGCAAGGACGTCTTCATTGCCTTCAGTCCCGAGCGCGTCGACCCTGGCAACAAGACGTATGGCACGCGCAACACGCCGAAGGTCCTCGGCGGCGCGACGCCCGGCTGCCTCGAAGTCGCGATGGCGCTCTATGGCAAGATCATCGAGACCGTGGTCCCGGTGTCGAGCACCGACGCGGCCGAAATGGTCAAGCTCCTGGAGAACACGTTCCGCGCGGTCAACATCGGCCTCGTGAACGAGGTCGCGCTGATGAGCCGCAAGCTCGGCATCGACGTCTGGGAGGTCATCCGGGCGGCAGCGACGAAGCCGTTTGGCTTCATGCCCTTCTTCCCGGGCCCGGGCCTCGGCGGCCACTGCATTCCGATCGACCCGCTCTACCTCTCGTGGCGGATGCGGACGCTGAAGTACCAGGCGCGCTTCATCGAGCTCGCCGACACGATCAACAGCGGGATGCCTGAATACGTCGTGCACCTCGTGCAACAGGCGCTCAACGGCGAGCGCAAGGCGGCGAATGGATCGAAGATCCTGGTGAGCGGCGTGGCGTACAAGCGCGACGTGGCCGATTACCGCGAGTCGCCGGCGTTCGACATCATCCACCAGCTCCAGGAGCTCGGCGCCGACGTGCGGTATCACGATCCGTACGTGGCTGAATGCGACGAAGGCGGCATCGTGATGAAATCGGAGCCGAACAACGTGGCGTACGGCGAATACGATGCGGTCGTGATCGTGACGGATCACGCGTCGGTCGATTATGCGCGGATCCTCCGCGAGGCGAAGCTCGTGGTCGACACGCGTGATGCGCTCCGCAAGGTCGAGGGCGACAAGACGAAGGTCGTGCGGCTCTAG
- a CDS encoding MOSC domain-containing protein: MSTITLSGLFVYPVKGARGIALDRARAQSLGIEHDRRFMIVDPDGEFLTQREHPEMALLETAIEGDTLVLRAKDHGPLRLPLRPEGPTDRRVRVWSDKCRAVFVGDEAAAYLSDALGRRVELVYMPDDAARRVDGRYVNRKERVAFADGFPYLITSEGSLADLNARLREAVPMDRFRPNLVVRGAPPWAEDAWTSLSIGSVVFHLRKPCSRCSVVTVDQATGVRGKDPLATLATFRARANRVYFGWNMVAEGEGELRVGDAVTLLARSYDDVG, translated from the coding sequence ATGAGCACCATCACCCTGAGCGGACTCTTCGTGTATCCCGTCAAGGGCGCGCGCGGCATCGCCCTCGACCGGGCTCGGGCGCAGAGCCTCGGCATCGAGCACGACCGGCGGTTCATGATCGTCGACCCGGACGGCGAGTTCCTCACGCAACGCGAGCACCCCGAGATGGCCCTGCTCGAAACGGCGATCGAGGGCGACACGCTCGTCCTCCGCGCGAAGGACCACGGCCCGCTCCGCCTCCCGCTCCGCCCCGAAGGCCCCACGGATCGGCGCGTCCGGGTCTGGAGCGACAAGTGCCGCGCCGTGTTCGTCGGCGACGAGGCCGCCGCGTACCTGAGCGACGCCCTCGGCCGCCGCGTGGAGCTCGTGTACATGCCCGACGACGCCGCGCGGCGTGTGGACGGCCGCTACGTGAACCGCAAGGAGCGGGTCGCGTTCGCCGACGGGTTTCCGTACCTGATCACCTCGGAGGGCTCGCTCGCGGACCTGAACGCGCGCCTGCGCGAGGCCGTGCCGATGGATCGGTTCCGGCCGAACCTCGTGGTCCGCGGGGCGCCGCCCTGGGCCGAGGACGCGTGGACGAGCCTGTCCATCGGCTCCGTGGTCTTCCACCTGCGCAAGCCGTGCAGCCGTTGCAGCGTGGTCACCGTGGACCAGGCGACGGGCGTGCGGGGCAAGGATCCGCTGGCGACGCTGGCGACGTTCCGGGCGCGGGCGAACCGCGTGTACTTCGGCTGGAACATGGTCGCCGAAGGGGAAGGGGAGCTCCGCGTCGGCGACGCCGTGACCCTGCTCGCGCGTTCGTACGACGACGTCGGCTGA
- a CDS encoding COX15/CtaA family protein, with protein sequence MSQGSFRRVAWATLAATLGVILWGAYVRATGAGAGCGSHWPTCNGEVIPRAPSVKTLIEYTHRLTSGVAFLLTLLQLVWAFRAFPRRHAVRFGAVASMFFMVTEAAVGAGIVLFERVAGDTSIARGYWMSAHLINTFLLVAAMTLTVLWASGGPLPRRSSGTPTYVLGGGLLGVVAVGVTGAIAALGDTLFPAKTLSEGLAADVSQAAHVFVQLRVYHPIVAGVVAAYLLFATGFVASQRPALLKPARLVSALVIVQIGAGFLNLFLLAPVAMQLVHLLLADLVWMALVVLTAWSFAEAPEAASSEPAGSDAALPWSGLTDEFARPKETPPR encoded by the coding sequence ATGTCGCAAGGTTCGTTTCGCCGGGTCGCGTGGGCGACGCTCGCCGCCACGCTCGGCGTGATCCTCTGGGGCGCCTACGTCCGCGCCACCGGCGCGGGCGCGGGCTGCGGGAGCCACTGGCCCACCTGCAACGGCGAGGTCATTCCCCGCGCGCCCAGCGTGAAGACCCTGATCGAGTACACGCATCGGCTCACCTCGGGGGTCGCCTTCCTGCTCACGTTGCTCCAGCTCGTGTGGGCCTTCCGCGCCTTCCCACGCCGGCACGCGGTGCGGTTCGGCGCGGTCGCGTCGATGTTCTTCATGGTCACCGAAGCGGCCGTCGGCGCGGGCATCGTCCTCTTCGAGCGCGTCGCGGGCGACACGTCGATCGCGCGTGGCTACTGGATGAGCGCGCATCTGATCAACACGTTCCTGCTCGTCGCAGCGATGACGCTCACGGTGCTCTGGGCCTCGGGCGGCCCCTTGCCGCGTCGCTCCTCGGGCACGCCGACCTACGTGCTCGGCGGTGGCCTCCTCGGCGTCGTGGCCGTCGGCGTGACGGGCGCGATCGCGGCCCTCGGCGACACGCTCTTCCCCGCAAAGACGCTGAGCGAAGGCCTCGCCGCGGACGTGTCGCAGGCCGCGCACGTGTTCGTGCAGCTCCGCGTCTACCACCCGATCGTGGCCGGCGTGGTGGCGGCGTACTTGCTCTTCGCGACGGGCTTCGTCGCGTCGCAACGCCCAGCGCTGCTCAAGCCCGCGCGGCTCGTGTCGGCGCTCGTGATCGTGCAGATCGGCGCGGGCTTTCTGAACCTCTTCCTCCTCGCGCCCGTGGCGATGCAGCTCGTGCACCTCCTGCTCGCCGATCTCGTGTGGATGGCGCTCGTCGTGCTCACGGCGTGGTCCTTCGCCGAAGCCCCCGAGGCCGCTTCGTCCGAGCCTGCGGGATCAGACGCGGCTCTGCCTTGGTCGGGTCTCACGGACGAGTTCGCGCGCCCGAAGGAGACGCCTCCGCGGTAG
- a CDS encoding ArsA family ATPase, with amino-acid sequence MAASDSRSSSPGGLGKLLDSRRVLLVVGCGGVGKTTTTAALGLAAARRGKRVLCLTIDPARRLSQSLGIEEMKTEAQTIDPALFAQAGVPVTGSMTVMMLDTKSTFDSLVRELAPSVEQRDRILNNVLYKYISTSLAGTQEYMAMEKLYATKGDPSYDLILLDTPPTPNALDFLDAPERLVGAIDSAATRWLVQAVQSSGKFSLNVLAKGAAAIVRGIGKVSGSGFLEQMAAFIAEINSVFGGWKKRADAVSTALRGPDVAYVLVTTPDPLAVREVMFFADRLREQDMRRDAFVVNRVHPTYGRVPDAAEVEAALSRSAISLGPDAPARLRRAAEDESRMGKLDALHLVGLEAALEDEASGGSLLAHVPAFPYDIHDLERLSRIAEVLAP; translated from the coding sequence GTGGCAGCTTCGGATTCTCGTTCGTCCTCGCCCGGCGGGCTCGGCAAGCTCCTCGATTCGCGGCGGGTCCTCCTCGTCGTCGGCTGCGGCGGGGTCGGCAAGACGACGACCACGGCGGCGCTCGGTCTCGCGGCAGCACGTCGCGGCAAGCGCGTGCTCTGCTTGACGATCGACCCGGCGCGGCGCCTCTCGCAGAGCCTCGGCATCGAGGAGATGAAGACCGAGGCGCAGACGATCGATCCGGCCCTCTTCGCGCAGGCGGGTGTACCGGTCACGGGCTCGATGACCGTGATGATGCTGGACACGAAGAGCACGTTCGACTCGCTCGTCCGAGAGCTCGCGCCCTCCGTCGAGCAGCGCGATCGCATCCTGAACAACGTGCTCTACAAGTACATCTCGACGTCGCTCGCCGGTACCCAGGAGTACATGGCGATGGAGAAGCTCTACGCGACGAAGGGCGATCCGAGCTACGACCTGATCCTGCTCGATACGCCGCCGACGCCCAACGCGCTCGACTTCCTCGACGCGCCGGAGCGGCTCGTGGGCGCGATCGACAGCGCCGCGACGCGGTGGCTCGTGCAGGCCGTGCAGAGCTCGGGGAAGTTTTCGCTCAACGTGCTCGCGAAGGGCGCAGCCGCGATCGTGCGGGGCATCGGAAAGGTGTCGGGCAGCGGGTTCTTGGAGCAGATGGCGGCGTTCATCGCGGAGATCAACTCGGTCTTCGGCGGGTGGAAGAAACGCGCGGACGCCGTGAGCACGGCGCTGCGCGGGCCCGACGTGGCCTACGTGCTCGTGACGACACCGGACCCGCTCGCCGTGCGCGAGGTGATGTTCTTCGCGGACCGGCTGCGCGAGCAGGACATGCGGCGCGACGCGTTCGTGGTGAACCGCGTGCACCCGACGTACGGGCGCGTGCCGGACGCGGCGGAGGTGGAGGCGGCCCTTTCGCGGAGCGCGATCTCGCTCGGGCCAGACGCGCCGGCGAGGCTCCGGCGCGCGGCGGAGGACGAGAGCCGCATGGGCAAGCTCGACGCGCTGCACCTCGTGGGGCTCGAGGCGGCGCTGGAAGACGAGGCCTCGGGCGGGAGCCTGCTCGCGCACGTGCCGGCGTTCCCCTACGACATCCACGATCTGGAGCGGCTCTCGCGGATCGCCGAGGTCCTCGCGCCCTAG
- a CDS encoding NAD(P)/FAD-dependent oxidoreductase, protein MSKKVLIVGAGFAGVWGALAAARLLDEQGKTGADVEITLISPKPALDIRPRLYEPSPQDMSAPLLPLLEAIGVRFVEGSVAEIRSGAKEVDVLTTDGGRLTLPYDRLLLTSGSKLFRPPVPGLEEHAFSVDQVEDAVELDKHLASLAGLPASPARNTVVVVGGGFTGLELATELPQRLRAVLGAEAKVSVVLVDRAAEVGAGLGANPRPAIAEALGSLGVDFRGGAGVAAIDATGVVTAAGTRIDAGTVVWTGGMRASSLTAQVSSSLDPLGRVEVTPDLRVVGTDHVFAAGDVAHARSDDQGNYALMSCQHAIFMGRFGGHNAVADLLGLPTLEYRQVFYATCLDLGEWGAVYTEGWDRQVKLTGAEGKERKRMINTAWIYPPAPIRAEALAAGNPQITFG, encoded by the coding sequence ATGTCGAAGAAAGTATTGATCGTCGGCGCCGGCTTCGCTGGCGTATGGGGCGCCCTCGCCGCCGCGCGGCTGCTCGACGAGCAGGGCAAGACGGGCGCGGACGTCGAGATCACCCTCATCTCGCCCAAACCCGCCCTCGACATCCGCCCGCGGCTCTATGAGCCCTCTCCGCAGGACATGAGCGCGCCCCTCCTGCCGCTGCTCGAGGCCATCGGCGTCCGGTTCGTCGAGGGCTCCGTCGCGGAGATCCGGAGCGGCGCAAAGGAGGTGGACGTGCTCACCACGGACGGCGGTAGGCTCACGCTGCCGTATGACCGGCTCCTGCTCACGAGCGGCAGCAAGCTCTTCCGCCCGCCTGTCCCCGGCCTGGAGGAGCATGCCTTTTCGGTGGATCAGGTCGAGGACGCCGTCGAGCTCGACAAGCACCTCGCGAGCCTCGCCGGCCTGCCCGCGTCACCCGCGCGCAATACGGTCGTGGTCGTGGGAGGTGGCTTCACGGGGCTCGAGCTCGCGACCGAGCTGCCCCAGCGCTTGCGCGCGGTCCTCGGCGCGGAGGCAAAGGTTTCGGTCGTCCTCGTCGACAGGGCCGCGGAGGTCGGCGCGGGCCTCGGCGCGAATCCACGTCCCGCCATTGCGGAGGCGCTCGGCTCTCTCGGCGTGGACTTCCGGGGCGGCGCGGGTGTCGCGGCCATCGATGCCACGGGCGTCGTGACCGCCGCAGGAACACGCATCGACGCCGGCACCGTCGTCTGGACCGGCGGCATGCGCGCCAGCAGCTTGACCGCGCAGGTCTCTTCCTCGCTCGATCCGCTCGGCCGCGTCGAGGTCACGCCGGACCTGCGCGTCGTCGGCACCGATCACGTCTTCGCCGCGGGCGACGTCGCGCACGCGCGCTCCGATGATCAGGGCAACTACGCCCTCATGTCCTGCCAGCACGCGATCTTCATGGGCCGCTTCGGCGGGCACAACGCCGTGGCCGATCTGCTCGGCCTTCCGACCCTCGAATATCGCCAGGTCTTCTACGCCACCTGCCTCGATCTCGGGGAATGGGGGGCCGTCTACACGGAAGGCTGGGACCGTCAGGTCAAGCTCACCGGCGCCGAGGGGAAGGAGCGCAAGCGGATGATCAACACCGCCTGGATCTATCCCCCCGCTCCGATCCGCGCCGAAGCCCTCGCCGCCGGCAACCCGCAGATCACCTTCGGCTGA